The Zingiber officinale cultivar Zhangliang chromosome 10A, Zo_v1.1, whole genome shotgun sequence genome contains a region encoding:
- the LOC122027960 gene encoding methyl-CpG-binding domain protein 4-like protein isoform X1, with the protein MPSPWMEKVQSRSRQPLLTPVPPPHNASSCKRPGRGRRREISSNPSGKPVVVSRYFLPSHASSLVTDAKSTSTSSSTATPDGGKPVVVSRYFLPSHASSSLVTDAKSSSTSSLTATPDGGKPVVVSRYFLPSHASSTLVTDAKSSISSSTATQDGGKPVVVSRYFLPSHASSSVLTDAKASGPDGKKPTVKRKRDNPNLEAKKVPHFSAAQKKSEAYRRVADNNTWDPPASCYHLLQERHSFDPWRVLLICMLLNVTTGRQVARVLPGLFLMCPNAEAMSKVDEEEMEKVIHSLGLQKKRSNMLKRFSCEYLRDDWIYVTQLHGIGKYAADAYAIFCTGKMEQITPQDHKLVAYWKFVCGKEEHFES; encoded by the exons ATGCCTTCACCATGGATGGAGAAGGTCCAATCCCGATCTCGTCAGCCTCTTCTGACGCCGGTACCTCCCCCGCACAACGCCTCTTCCTGTAAAAGGCCAGGGCGAGGACGGAGAAGAGAAATCTCTTCTAACCCTAGCGGGAAACCCGTGGTGGTCTCCCGCTATTTCCTTCCGTCGCATGCCTCTTCTTTGGTCACGGATGCTAAATCCACCTCTACCTCTTCCTCGACCGCTACCCCAGATGGAGGGAAACCCGTGGTGGTCTCTCGCTACTTCCTCCCGTCGCATGCCTCTTCTTCTTTGGTCACGGATGCGAAATCctcctctacctcttccttgACCGCTACCCCAGATGGCGGGAAACCCGTGGTGGTTTCCCGCTATTTCCTCCCGTCGCATGCCTCCTCTACTTTGGTCACGGATGCAAAATCCTCTATCTCTTCCTCGACTGCTACCCAAGATGGCGGGAAACCCGTGGTGGTCTCCCGCTACTTCCTCCCGTCGCATGCCTCCTCCTCTGTTCTCACGGATGCCAAAGCTTCTGGACCCGATGGTAAAAAGCCGACGGTAAAGAGGAAGAGGGATAACCCTAACTTAGAGGCGAAGAAGGTGCCACATTTTTCTGCAGCTCAGAAGAAGTCTGAGGCATATAGAAGAGTTGCAGACAATAATACCTGGGATCCGCCGGCTTCCTGTTACCATCTACTTCAGGAGCGACACTCCTTCGATCCATGGAGGGTCTTGCTTATCTGTATGCTATTGAATGTTACAACAGGTCGCCAG GTTGCGAGGGTTTTGCCTGGTCTATTCCTCATGTGTCCAAATGCAGAGGCGATGTCAAAGGTAGATGAGGAGGAAATGGAAAAGGTTATACATTCTCTAGGTTTACAGAAAAAACGGTCTAATATGCTGAAGAGATTCTCTTGTGAATATCTGAGAGACGATTGGATTTATGTGACTCAGCTTCATGGCATTGGCAA ATATGCAGCTGATGCATATGCAATATTTTGTACCGGAAAGATGGAGCAGATTACTCCACAAGATCATAAATTAGTTGCCTATTGGAAGTTTGTTTGTGGTAAGGAAGAACATTTTGAAAGTTGA
- the LOC122027960 gene encoding methyl-CpG-binding domain protein 4-like protein isoform X2: MPSPWMEKVQSRSRQPLLTPVPPPHNASSCKRPGRGRRREISSNPSGKPVVVSRYFLPSHASSLVTDAKSTSTSSSTATPDGGKPVVVSRYFLPSHASSSLVTDAKSSSTSSLTATPDGGKPVVVSRYFLPSHASSTLVTDAKSSISSSTATQDGGKPVVVSRYFLPSHASSSVLTDAKASGPDGKKPTVKRKRDNPNLEAKKVPHFSAAQKKSEAYRRVADNNTWDPPASCYHLLQERHSFDPWRVLLICMLLNVTTGRQVARVLPGLFLMCPNAEAMSKVDEEEMEKVIHSLGLQKKRSNMLKRFSCEYLRDDWIYVTQLHGIDMQLMHMQYFVPERWSRLLHKIIN; this comes from the exons ATGCCTTCACCATGGATGGAGAAGGTCCAATCCCGATCTCGTCAGCCTCTTCTGACGCCGGTACCTCCCCCGCACAACGCCTCTTCCTGTAAAAGGCCAGGGCGAGGACGGAGAAGAGAAATCTCTTCTAACCCTAGCGGGAAACCCGTGGTGGTCTCCCGCTATTTCCTTCCGTCGCATGCCTCTTCTTTGGTCACGGATGCTAAATCCACCTCTACCTCTTCCTCGACCGCTACCCCAGATGGAGGGAAACCCGTGGTGGTCTCTCGCTACTTCCTCCCGTCGCATGCCTCTTCTTCTTTGGTCACGGATGCGAAATCctcctctacctcttccttgACCGCTACCCCAGATGGCGGGAAACCCGTGGTGGTTTCCCGCTATTTCCTCCCGTCGCATGCCTCCTCTACTTTGGTCACGGATGCAAAATCCTCTATCTCTTCCTCGACTGCTACCCAAGATGGCGGGAAACCCGTGGTGGTCTCCCGCTACTTCCTCCCGTCGCATGCCTCCTCCTCTGTTCTCACGGATGCCAAAGCTTCTGGACCCGATGGTAAAAAGCCGACGGTAAAGAGGAAGAGGGATAACCCTAACTTAGAGGCGAAGAAGGTGCCACATTTTTCTGCAGCTCAGAAGAAGTCTGAGGCATATAGAAGAGTTGCAGACAATAATACCTGGGATCCGCCGGCTTCCTGTTACCATCTACTTCAGGAGCGACACTCCTTCGATCCATGGAGGGTCTTGCTTATCTGTATGCTATTGAATGTTACAACAGGTCGCCAG GTTGCGAGGGTTTTGCCTGGTCTATTCCTCATGTGTCCAAATGCAGAGGCGATGTCAAAGGTAGATGAGGAGGAAATGGAAAAGGTTATACATTCTCTAGGTTTACAGAAAAAACGGTCTAATATGCTGAAGAGATTCTCTTGTGAATATCTGAGAGACGATTGGATTTATGTGACTCAGCTTCATGGCATTG ATATGCAGCTGATGCATATGCAATATTTTGTACCGGAAAGATGGAGCAGATTACTCCACAAGATCATAAATTAG